In one Alphaproteobacteria bacterium SS10 genomic region, the following are encoded:
- a CDS encoding outer membrane lipoprotein-sorting protein, with translation MKKLLATLAVTALIALPAEMVWAVDASQEAKEKGFEIAARSDRSDRGFGDSRVELKMVLRNAAGAETSRDMEISTLELPDEDIGDRSLLTFSSPRDIEGTALLSHARILDPDDQWLYLPALKRVKRISSANKSGPFVGSEFAFEDITSQELNKFDYVWLREEACGDLNCDVVERYPLYENSGYTRQVAWIDQTDFQVRKVEYYDRKDDLLKTQTFEDYRLYNDKFWRAQVFRMVNHQTGKSTDLIFGDYIFEVGLDDGDFVKGVLRRQR, from the coding sequence ATGAAGAAACTACTCGCGACGCTGGCCGTTACGGCCCTCATCGCCTTGCCAGCTGAGATGGTTTGGGCCGTCGATGCCAGTCAGGAAGCGAAGGAGAAGGGCTTTGAGATTGCGGCCCGTTCCGATCGCTCCGACCGTGGCTTTGGTGATAGCCGGGTTGAGTTGAAGATGGTGCTGCGCAATGCCGCCGGCGCTGAAACCAGCCGGGACATGGAAATCTCCACCTTGGAGCTGCCCGATGAAGATATCGGTGACCGCAGTCTGCTAACCTTCTCCTCCCCACGGGATATCGAAGGCACGGCGCTGTTGTCCCATGCTCGCATCTTGGATCCCGATGATCAGTGGCTTTATCTGCCAGCGCTGAAGCGGGTGAAGCGCATCTCCTCAGCCAACAAATCTGGCCCGTTCGTCGGGTCTGAATTCGCGTTTGAGGACATCACCTCGCAAGAGCTGAACAAGTTCGACTATGTCTGGCTGCGTGAAGAGGCCTGCGGTGATCTGAACTGTGACGTGGTCGAGCGGTACCCGCTTTACGAAAACTCTGGCTATACCCGTCAGGTTGCCTGGATTGACCAAACCGACTTCCAGGTCCGTAAGGTTGAGTACTACGACCGCAAGGATGATCTGCTGAAGACCCAGACTTTTGAGGATTACCGCCTCTATAACGACAAGTTCTGGCGTGCCCAGGTGTTCCGGATGGTGAACCACCAAACCGGTAAGAGCACCGATCTAATCTTTGGCGATTACATCTTTGAGGTGGGCCTCGACGATGGTGACTTTGTGAAAGGTGTGCTGCGCCGTCAGCGTTAA
- a CDS encoding mechanosensitive ion channel family protein, with translation MADTNTDQLTAEDLARLSDGELRTLFVDRLTEETANQGAAWTPADLAYQFQQAFTTVQTRLGDIFGSYGELGDALTAATTALTQGREDGGLMQFVLLFLLSVGIGWAAAHFASPRRRPPPAGANDAAVPLSRKLRVMALSLSRDGAEMVIFAVIATTVFMLLGGADPRDRVAFAFYLAAILIMRVVSGGMRAYLSLPAPAYRIPAFDDPSARRLNTTILFATALGAFGFFTCSLFGVLGVTGDAHYLFLTSVGLALAGGLAAAFVINRGALSEALLADDPRSYRGRIARSYPWLLATAAIVLWLAALVSGLLGFVPLFGAALFTVVLGLTLPPVDAVLGREVRGLEEPIPAAITRVVRLGLWVAAIFALTVAWRVNFLGAADDASVGALIMRALTEVAVVVLLAYATWESLRIWLDKKIADENEAFAAEQGDLAEMEIGGAGMSRLGTLLPLIKRTGQAIILVIVSMMILSSLGVDIGPVLAGAGVVGLAIGFGSQTLVRDIVSGAFFLIDDAFRQGEYIDLGSVKGSVEKINARSLQLRHHRGALNTVPFGEIATIQNYSRDWAIMKLRFRLAFDTDLEKVRKLLKRTGQELLDHPDVGEDFIQPFKSQGVIEVDDYGLVISTKFMCKPGKQFLIRRHAYAAVQAAFAENGIEFSTPEVRVAIEDEDEESRNQRAEKQAAGAAALKHQLRQEAAEQQGSTGGSGSSSGAG, from the coding sequence ATGGCCGATACCAACACGGATCAATTGACCGCCGAGGATTTGGCGCGCCTCTCAGATGGTGAGCTGCGCACCCTGTTTGTTGACCGGCTGACCGAGGAAACCGCCAACCAGGGTGCCGCCTGGACCCCGGCCGATCTCGCCTATCAGTTCCAACAAGCCTTCACCACGGTCCAGACCCGCCTTGGCGATATCTTTGGCAGCTATGGCGAGCTGGGTGACGCCCTTACCGCCGCCACCACCGCCCTGACCCAGGGCCGCGAGGACGGCGGGTTGATGCAGTTTGTCCTGCTATTCCTGCTCTCGGTCGGTATTGGCTGGGCTGCTGCCCATTTCGCCTCGCCCCGACGGCGCCCACCACCCGCTGGCGCTAATGACGCCGCGGTGCCCCTATCACGCAAACTACGCGTGATGGCGCTAAGCCTGAGCCGTGATGGCGCTGAGATGGTGATCTTTGCCGTTATCGCGACCACTGTCTTCATGCTGTTGGGCGGTGCGGACCCGCGGGACCGCGTGGCCTTTGCCTTCTATCTGGCGGCCATCCTGATCATGCGCGTCGTCTCTGGCGGTATGCGCGCCTATCTAAGCCTACCGGCCCCGGCCTACCGCATTCCGGCCTTTGACGATCCATCGGCCCGGCGGTTGAACACGACAATCTTGTTTGCCACCGCCCTTGGCGCCTTTGGCTTCTTCACCTGCTCACTGTTCGGCGTGTTGGGAGTTACCGGTGATGCCCATTACCTGTTCCTGACCTCGGTCGGCTTAGCACTCGCCGGTGGCCTCGCCGCCGCATTCGTTATCAATCGTGGTGCGTTGAGTGAGGCGCTGTTGGCCGATGATCCTCGCTCTTACCGGGGGCGCATCGCGCGATCCTATCCTTGGCTTCTGGCCACTGCCGCCATTGTGCTCTGGCTGGCCGCGTTGGTGAGTGGCCTGCTGGGTTTTGTCCCGCTATTTGGTGCTGCCCTATTCACCGTGGTTCTGGGCCTCACCCTGCCGCCTGTGGATGCGGTGTTAGGGCGTGAGGTGCGCGGGCTTGAGGAGCCAATTCCGGCGGCCATCACCCGTGTGGTTCGCCTTGGCCTTTGGGTGGCTGCCATCTTTGCCCTCACCGTCGCTTGGCGGGTGAACTTCTTAGGTGCCGCTGATGATGCCAGTGTTGGCGCCTTGATCATGCGGGCACTGACTGAGGTGGCGGTCGTTGTGCTGCTCGCCTACGCGACCTGGGAGAGCTTGCGGATCTGGCTTGATAAGAAGATCGCCGATGAGAACGAGGCCTTCGCCGCTGAACAAGGAGATCTGGCTGAGATGGAGATCGGCGGCGCCGGCATGTCCCGCCTTGGCACCCTATTGCCGCTAATCAAACGGACCGGCCAAGCCATCATCCTGGTGATCGTCAGCATGATGATCCTGTCCTCCCTCGGTGTAGATATCGGTCCGGTTCTAGCCGGTGCTGGTGTTGTGGGCCTCGCCATCGGCTTCGGCTCCCAGACCCTTGTCCGGGATATCGTCTCCGGTGCGTTCTTCCTCATCGATGATGCCTTTAGGCAGGGTGAGTACATCGATCTGGGCTCGGTGAAGGGCTCAGTTGAGAAGATCAATGCCCGTTCCCTTCAACTCCGCCACCACCGTGGGGCACTGAACACCGTGCCGTTTGGTGAGATTGCGACCATCCAGAATTACAGCCGCGATTGGGCGATTATGAAGCTGCGCTTCCGCCTCGCCTTCGACACGGATTTGGAGAAGGTGCGCAAGCTGCTGAAGCGTACCGGGCAAGAGCTGTTGGACCACCCGGATGTGGGGGAGGATTTCATCCAACCCTTTAAATCCCAGGGTGTGATTGAGGTGGATGATTACGGCCTCGTCATCAGCACCAAGTTCATGTGTAAACCTGGCAAACAGTTCCTGATCCGGCGTCATGCCTATGCCGCCGTGCAGGCTGCCTTCGCTGAGAATGGCATCGAGTTCTCAACTCCCGAGGTGCGTGTCGCCATTGAGGATGAGGATGAAGAGAGCCGCAACCAGCGCGCCGAGAAACAGGCCGCCGGAGCTGCCGCCCTCAAGCATCAGCTGCGCCAAGAAGCAGCGGAGCAACAGGGCTCAACAGGCGGTTCAGGCTCTAGTTCCGGCGCCGGGTAA
- a CDS encoding lipid A deacylase LpxR family protein → MTTNKSPSYVTGRMTKIRKALGPVAVVITALAFCLPSLSALADEVAQRLDDSDRRNLMPDEKGTFTFIWENDTFGGTDRNYTNGNRISYLSPTQRLGADASKAARLLLDADGTDNIRFGLAAGHSIFTPEDIEATQPLPDQHPYAGYLYGEVALQVERPQALDTLTLQLGIVGDAALGEQVQNNFHKLIGVDEANGWDNQLANEPALLISYDRSFRSVFDWQGAEDDLFDGYGFDITPSAGFSVGNVLTQAQLGVTFRFGQDLRNDFGPPRVRPALAGGGFFDPKDDFSWYVFGGVVGRAVGYNIFLDGNLLRSGGPSVDRRPLVADFQVGVAMQVRGVQLAYTYVTRTEEFMTQGGRQQFGAFSISAKF, encoded by the coding sequence GTGACGACGAATAAGTCACCCAGCTACGTCACCGGACGGATGACTAAAATCCGAAAAGCATTGGGGCCAGTGGCGGTGGTAATCACCGCCCTGGCCTTTTGCTTGCCATCCCTCAGCGCCCTTGCAGATGAGGTGGCACAGCGCCTCGATGATAGCGACCGCCGCAACCTGATGCCGGATGAGAAAGGCACCTTCACCTTCATCTGGGAGAACGACACCTTCGGCGGGACGGATCGCAACTACACCAACGGCAACCGCATCTCGTACCTGTCACCAACACAGAGGTTGGGCGCTGACGCGTCAAAGGCGGCGCGACTGCTGTTGGATGCCGACGGCACAGACAACATCCGCTTTGGCCTCGCCGCCGGGCATAGCATCTTCACGCCAGAAGATATCGAGGCGACCCAACCCCTGCCCGACCAGCATCCCTATGCTGGTTATCTCTATGGTGAGGTTGCACTGCAGGTTGAGCGACCACAGGCGCTGGATACCCTAACCCTGCAATTGGGCATCGTCGGCGATGCCGCACTGGGCGAGCAGGTTCAGAACAACTTCCACAAACTGATCGGTGTCGATGAGGCGAATGGCTGGGACAACCAACTGGCAAACGAACCAGCGCTGCTGATCAGCTATGACCGAAGCTTCCGCAGCGTCTTCGACTGGCAGGGCGCTGAAGACGACCTGTTTGACGGTTACGGCTTTGACATCACGCCCAGTGCGGGCTTCTCCGTCGGTAATGTGCTTACCCAGGCGCAGCTCGGCGTCACCTTCCGGTTTGGCCAAGATCTCCGCAATGATTTTGGCCCGCCGCGGGTAAGGCCAGCGCTTGCGGGCGGCGGCTTCTTTGATCCAAAGGATGATTTCAGCTGGTATGTGTTTGGCGGCGTTGTGGGACGCGCTGTTGGCTACAACATCTTCCTGGATGGCAACCTGTTACGCAGTGGCGGGCCCAGCGTTGATCGACGTCCGTTGGTCGCTGATTTTCAGGTTGGTGTCGCCATGCAGGTTCGAGGCGTGCAGCTGGCTTACACCTATGTCACCCGCACTGAGGAATTCATGACCCAGGGTGGTCGCCAGCAATTCGGTGCCTTTAGCATCTCAGCGAAATTTTGA
- a CDS encoding TIGR02300 family protein, with the protein MSKVDLGIKRICPNCGTRYYDMAKNPPVCPSCGTEYDPEALLKSRRSRTAPDDKPAPKKASKKKAKEAEVEEEEEDLETTAAETDEDELEEEEDENIKEIDELDGDDDAVAAGAKDEDEDDDGDDDADDLDSDLGDDIDDDDVLVSDDDMDGDEDLGDVKRRGGDDE; encoded by the coding sequence GTGAGCAAGGTTGACCTTGGCATCAAACGCATCTGCCCTAACTGCGGCACTCGCTATTACGACATGGCGAAAAATCCACCGGTTTGCCCATCATGTGGCACCGAATACGACCCTGAGGCGCTGCTGAAGTCACGCCGCAGCCGGACCGCACCGGACGACAAACCTGCACCGAAGAAGGCTTCCAAGAAGAAGGCTAAAGAGGCGGAGGTCGAAGAAGAGGAAGAAGATCTCGAAACCACGGCGGCTGAAACCGACGAGGACGAGCTCGAGGAAGAGGAAGACGAGAACATCAAAGAGATTGATGAGCTCGACGGCGATGACGACGCAGTTGCCGCTGGCGCCAAGGACGAAGACGAAGATGACGATGGCGATGATGACGCCGACGATCTTGATAGCGACCTCGGCGATGACATCGATGATGATGACGTCCTCGTCAGTGATGACGACATGGATGGTGACGAAGACCTCGGCGATGTGAAACGGCGCGGCGGTGACGACGAATAA